Proteins co-encoded in one Arachis hypogaea cultivar Tifrunner chromosome 11, arahy.Tifrunner.gnm2.J5K5, whole genome shotgun sequence genomic window:
- the LOC112721424 gene encoding uncharacterized protein → MEVHKVSHVDEVQQFVDARWIAAREACWRIFKFNFYQMYPSMERLQIHLPNQHQVSFYDHQTIPEILNDDYFSRTMLTKFFALNREENQQSRYLLYRKIPEYYTWHNKEKEWCWCKTQRRSIGRIYNVSPSEGEKFYLRILLSNVIGPTSWDDLLIVNGVKYSSFKQFAQYRRLLESDSSIYACLVEASVL, encoded by the coding sequence ATGGAAGTTCACAAAGTTTCTCATGTTGATGAGGTCCAACAGTTTGTTGATGCAAGATGGATTGCCGCTCGAGAGGCATGTTggagaatatttaaatttaacttttacCAAATGTATCCATCTATGGAAAGGTTGCAAATTCATTTGCCAAATCAACATCAAGTGAGCTTCTATGATCACCAAACCATTCCTGAAATACTTAACGATGATTATTTCTCTAGAACAATGCTCACTAAATTCTTTGCCCTAAATCGGGAGGAGAACCAACAATCTAGGTATCTTCTGTACAGAAAAATTCCAGAGTATTATACTTGGCACAACAAGGAAAAGGAATGGTGTTGGTGCAAGACACAGAGGAGATCCATTGGTCGAATTTATAATGTATCACCTTCAGAAGGAGAAAAATTCTATTTGCGTATTCTGTTATCTAATGTTATAGGACCAACCAGTTGGGATGACTTGCTAATAGTGAATGGGGTCAAATATTCATCATTCAAGCAATTTGCTCAATACCGAAGATTGTTAGAGAGTGACAGTAGCATCTATGCGTGTTTGGTTGAGGCTTCTGTTTTATGA